A genomic window from Candidatus Andeanibacterium colombiense includes:
- a CDS encoding NAD(P)-dependent oxidoreductase has translation MTSLPLFHRIAGTPVIVLGDGPAAEAKRRLVERAGGEVAATIEDGWQRGARIAFVALEGDGNEEAARRLKLRGVLVNVVDRPELCDFTTPSILDRDPVLIAIGTGGVSAGLAKQLRLRLDAFLPPSLGALALALHAARDRLRARWPKAGERRGALDSALSAGGVLDPLREGSADAVEGWLAGEVPDHAAGLETIELRSANPDDLTLREARLLGAADVLLVGQGIPQAILDRARADAVRRPAPHDGPLPAGLVVELRRA, from the coding sequence ATGACCTCGCTCCCCCTTTTCCATCGCATCGCCGGGACCCCGGTGATCGTGCTGGGGGACGGGCCCGCCGCCGAAGCCAAGCGCCGCCTGGTCGAGCGGGCCGGCGGCGAGGTCGCCGCGACGATCGAAGACGGCTGGCAGCGCGGCGCGCGGATCGCCTTCGTCGCGCTGGAAGGCGACGGCAATGAAGAGGCTGCGCGGCGGCTCAAATTGCGCGGGGTGCTGGTCAACGTGGTCGACCGGCCGGAGCTGTGCGATTTCACGACGCCGAGCATCCTCGACCGGGACCCGGTGCTGATCGCGATCGGCACCGGCGGGGTTTCCGCCGGACTGGCCAAGCAGCTGCGGCTGCGGCTCGATGCCTTCCTGCCGCCGTCGCTTGGCGCGCTGGCCTTGGCGCTCCACGCGGCGCGCGACCGGCTGCGCGCGCGCTGGCCCAAGGCGGGCGAGCGGCGCGGCGCGCTCGACAGCGCGCTGTCGGCGGGCGGCGTGCTCGATCCATTGCGTGAAGGCAGCGCCGATGCGGTGGAGGGCTGGCTGGCGGGCGAGGTGCCGGACCATGCCGCCGGCCTCGAGACGATCGAACTGCGCAGCGCCAATCCGGACGACCTGACGCTGCGCGAGGCGCGGCTGCTTGGCGCGGCGGACGTGCTGCTGGTCGGCCAGGGCATTCCGCAGGCAATCCTCGACCGCGCGCGGGCCGATGCGGTGCGCCGCCCGGCGCCGCACGACGGGCCGCTGCCCGCTGGGCTGGTGGTTGAATTGCGGCGGGCGTAA
- the lysA gene encoding diaminopimelate decarboxylase, translating to MDHFELRNGELYAEDVPLARIAAEVGTPVYVYSRATLERHARVFREGLSGLDRVHLAFAVKSNPNLAVLRVLQREGYGADVVSGGELERALRSGMAAEDVVFSGVGKTARELARGLDAAVGQFNIESEEEGRELAAIAEARGQIARCALRVNPDVDAGTHEKISTGKKDNKFGVAIDEAPGIYARLSALPGLDMRGVAVHIGSQLADLAPLEKAFIRLGVLIADLRAAGLKVTHADLGGGLGVPYKAGEVMPSPAAYGAMVARVTAGWDVTLMFEPGRVIAGNAGVLLTTVIRVKRNGNRDPFVIVDAAMNDLARPALYGSWHDFDAVRPTDRRMTANIVGPICETGDTFAMGRDIEALEAGELAVFRTAGAYGATMASSYNSRGFVPEVLVDGDRYAIVADRIAPEAITDAERVPDWL from the coding sequence ATGGACCATTTCGAACTGAGGAACGGCGAGCTTTACGCCGAGGACGTGCCGCTCGCCCGCATCGCGGCGGAAGTCGGCACGCCTGTCTACGTCTATTCGCGCGCCACTCTGGAGCGCCATGCGCGGGTGTTCCGCGAAGGCCTGTCGGGCCTCGACCGGGTGCACCTCGCCTTCGCGGTGAAATCCAATCCCAACCTCGCGGTGCTGCGGGTGCTGCAGCGCGAAGGCTATGGCGCCGATGTCGTCTCGGGCGGCGAGCTGGAGCGCGCGCTGCGTTCGGGCATGGCGGCGGAAGACGTGGTATTCTCCGGCGTCGGCAAGACCGCGCGGGAACTTGCCCGCGGGCTCGACGCGGCGGTCGGCCAGTTCAACATCGAATCCGAGGAAGAGGGCCGCGAGTTGGCCGCGATCGCCGAAGCACGCGGGCAGATCGCCCGTTGCGCCTTGCGGGTGAACCCGGACGTCGATGCCGGCACGCATGAGAAGATCTCGACCGGCAAGAAGGACAACAAGTTCGGTGTCGCGATCGACGAGGCGCCGGGAATCTATGCGCGGCTTTCGGCGCTGCCCGGCCTCGATATGCGCGGCGTCGCGGTCCACATCGGCAGCCAGCTGGCGGATCTCGCGCCGCTGGAGAAGGCCTTCATCCGCCTCGGGGTACTGATCGCCGATCTGCGCGCGGCGGGCCTGAAGGTCACCCATGCCGATCTCGGCGGCGGATTGGGCGTGCCCTACAAGGCCGGAGAAGTGATGCCGAGCCCCGCCGCCTACGGCGCGATGGTCGCGCGGGTGACCGCGGGCTGGGATGTCACGCTGATGTTCGAACCGGGCCGGGTGATCGCGGGCAATGCCGGGGTGCTGCTGACCACGGTGATCCGGGTGAAGCGCAACGGCAACCGCGACCCGTTCGTGATCGTCGATGCCGCGATGAACGATCTCGCGCGCCCGGCGCTCTACGGCTCGTGGCACGATTTCGACGCGGTGCGCCCGACCGACCGCCGGATGACCGCGAACATCGTCGGCCCGATCTGCGAAACGGGCGACACTTTCGCGATGGGGCGCGACATCGAGGCACTCGAAGCCGGTGAGCTGGCGGTGTTCCGCACTGCTGGAGCTTACGGTGCGACGATGGCCTCCAGCTACAACAGCCGCGGCTTCGTGCCCGAAGTGCTGGTCGATGGCGACCGCTACGCGATCGTCGCCGACCGCATTGCCCCGGAAGCGATCACCGACGCCGAGCGGGTTCCGGACTGGCTCTGA
- the argH gene encoding argininosuccinate lyase, with translation MWGGRFAEGPSAIMREINASIPFDKALWKQDIAASQAHVAMLGAQGIVSAEDAATISAGLDTVAGEYAAVGVPEDWSLEDIHMTTESRLAELIGGVAGRLHTARSRNDQVATDFRLWVRDAMDEADAGLAALQRALVTRAGEHAGSIMPGFTHLQVAQPVTLGHHLMAYYEMLRRDRSRFADARARLDECPLGSAALAGTGFPIDRAATAKALGFAKPTDNSLDSVSDRDFALDYLMAAAQCSLHLSRLAEELIIWASQPYGFVRMPDALSTGSSIMPQKKNPDAAELVRGHSGRIAGCLTALMITMKGLPLAYSKDMQDDKPPVFEAAGLLTLSLAAMEGMIASATFNTARMRQAAELGYATATDLADWLVRQAGIPFREAHHITGAAVKLAESRGVALEALSLDELKAIDARIDEGVFPALSVEASVAARASHGGTAPSEVEQRVAEARAALGMDR, from the coding sequence ATGTGGGGCGGAAGATTCGCCGAAGGGCCGTCCGCGATCATGCGCGAAATTAACGCTTCGATACCGTTCGACAAGGCATTGTGGAAGCAGGACATCGCCGCGTCGCAGGCCCATGTCGCGATGCTCGGCGCGCAGGGGATCGTCTCGGCCGAGGACGCGGCGACGATTTCCGCCGGGCTCGACACGGTCGCCGGCGAATATGCGGCGGTCGGCGTGCCCGAGGACTGGAGCCTCGAGGACATCCACATGACCACCGAGAGCCGCCTTGCCGAGCTGATCGGCGGGGTCGCCGGCCGGCTCCACACCGCGCGCAGCCGCAACGACCAGGTCGCGACCGATTTCCGCCTGTGGGTCCGCGATGCAATGGACGAGGCCGATGCCGGGCTGGCCGCGTTGCAGCGCGCGCTGGTGACCCGCGCGGGCGAGCATGCGGGCAGCATCATGCCGGGCTTCACCCATCTGCAGGTCGCCCAGCCGGTCACGCTCGGCCATCATCTGATGGCCTATTACGAGATGCTGCGGCGCGACCGTTCGCGCTTCGCCGATGCGCGCGCGCGGCTCGACGAATGCCCGCTCGGCTCGGCGGCCCTGGCCGGCACCGGCTTCCCGATCGACCGCGCGGCTACGGCCAAGGCGCTCGGCTTCGCCAAGCCGACCGACAACAGCCTCGATTCGGTTTCGGACCGGGATTTCGCGCTCGATTATCTGATGGCCGCCGCGCAGTGCTCGCTGCACCTCTCGCGCCTCGCCGAAGAGCTGATCATCTGGGCCAGCCAGCCTTACGGTTTCGTCCGTATGCCCGATGCACTCAGCACCGGCAGTTCGATCATGCCGCAGAAGAAGAACCCCGACGCGGCCGAGCTGGTGCGCGGCCATTCGGGGCGGATCGCCGGCTGCCTGACCGCGCTGATGATCACGATGAAGGGCCTCCCGCTCGCCTATTCGAAGGACATGCAGGACGACAAGCCGCCGGTGTTCGAGGCGGCCGGGCTGCTGACATTGTCGCTCGCGGCGATGGAGGGGATGATCGCTTCGGCCACCTTCAACACCGCGCGGATGCGGCAGGCGGCCGAGCTCGGCTATGCGACCGCGACCGATCTGGCCGACTGGCTGGTGCGGCAGGCGGGAATCCCGTTCCGTGAGGCGCATCACATCACCGGCGCCGCGGTGAAGCTGGCCGAAAGCAGGGGCGTCGCGCTCGAAGCTTTGTCGCTCGACGAATTGAAGGCGATCGACGCCCGGATCGACGAAGGGGTGTTTCCGGCGCTCTCGGTCGAAGCTTCGGTGGCCGCGCGCGCGAGTCATGGCGGAACCGCCCCGTCCGAGGTAGAACAGCGCGTAGCCGAAGCGCGTGCCGCGCTGGGGATGGACCGATGA
- a CDS encoding TlpA disulfide reductase family protein: MSRLSSIVLAPALGLALLLAGCDRESASQAQPQGENKAAAPAGKLDPVSRKFAGEALPAFTATDPSGKTLDLAGLKGQPVLLNLWATWCAPCKAEMPVLDAIAGANAGKLRVVTVSQDMKGAELVTPYFAEAKFKQLEPWLDTKSDLSFKMGASDLPTTILYNAKGVEVARVTGAFDWQGEEARALIAEAMGKG; this comes from the coding sequence ATGTCCCGTCTGTCGTCCATCGTGCTGGCGCCCGCCCTCGGGCTCGCCCTGCTTCTCGCCGGGTGCGATAGGGAAAGCGCGTCCCAGGCGCAACCGCAGGGCGAGAATAAGGCCGCCGCGCCCGCCGGCAAGCTCGATCCGGTCAGCCGCAAGTTCGCGGGCGAGGCGCTGCCCGCGTTCACCGCCACCGATCCTTCGGGCAAAACGCTCGATCTCGCGGGCCTCAAGGGCCAGCCGGTGCTGCTCAATCTGTGGGCGACCTGGTGCGCGCCGTGCAAGGCCGAGATGCCGGTGCTTGATGCGATCGCCGGAGCCAATGCCGGCAAATTGCGGGTGGTCACCGTGAGCCAGGACATGAAAGGCGCTGAGCTGGTGACGCCCTATTTCGCCGAAGCCAAGTTCAAACAACTCGAACCCTGGCTCGATACCAAGAGCGACCTCAGCTTCAAGATGGGCGCATCGGACCTGCCCACCACGATTCTCTACAATGCCAAGGGCGTGGAGGTGGCGCGGGTGACCGGCGCGTTCGACTGGCAGGGCGAGGAAGCCCGCGCGCTGATCGCGGAGGCGATGGGCAAAGGATAA
- a CDS encoding RNA polymerase sigma factor, with protein sequence MSRGGQQPETQDARYKRVARQFGAMIERLARGYEADPDLRRDLVQEIHAALWRSFAIFEGQCSEKSWTHRIAHNVAVTHLVSAKRRRPMALVGLDAIEELPATDDVEGEAAQQAVSEWLLKAIHRLQPADRQVMLLYLEDLSAAEIGEVTGLSSGNVAVRIHRIKALLSEQLHPEDKTHDQ encoded by the coding sequence ATGAGCAGGGGCGGGCAGCAACCGGAGACGCAGGACGCGCGCTACAAGCGCGTCGCGCGGCAGTTCGGCGCGATGATCGAGCGCCTCGCGCGCGGCTACGAGGCCGATCCGGACCTTCGCCGCGACCTGGTGCAAGAGATTCACGCCGCGCTGTGGCGCAGCTTCGCGATCTTCGAAGGCCAGTGTTCGGAGAAGAGCTGGACCCACCGTATCGCGCATAATGTCGCGGTGACGCATCTCGTTTCGGCGAAGCGCCGGCGGCCGATGGCGCTGGTCGGGCTCGATGCGATCGAGGAACTGCCCGCGACGGACGATGTCGAGGGTGAGGCCGCGCAGCAGGCGGTGTCGGAGTGGCTGCTGAAGGCGATCCACCGACTCCAGCCGGCCGACCGGCAGGTGATGCTGCTCTATCTCGAAGATCTGAGTGCGGCCGAGATCGGCGAAGTCACCGGGCTGTCGTCCGGCAATGTCGCGGTGCGCATCCACCGTATCAAGGCGCTGCTTTCGGAGCAGCTTCACCCTGAGGACAAAACCCATGACCAGTGA
- a CDS encoding MerR family transcriptional regulator, whose product MVAADPRFSDGKDPDALRTIGEVAQALGIKQHVLRYWEQQFPMLKPLKRSGGRRYYRPEDVRMVDTIDRLVNREGYTLKGARMALQGEGKPEAPAKAPSPSAPAGQDVVLQLRAIRSRLAAALEG is encoded by the coding sequence ATGGTGGCTGCCGATCCGCGTTTCAGCGATGGCAAGGACCCCGATGCGCTGCGAACCATTGGGGAAGTCGCGCAGGCGCTGGGCATCAAGCAGCATGTCCTGCGCTATTGGGAACAGCAGTTCCCGATGCTCAAGCCGTTGAAGCGCAGCGGCGGGCGCCGCTATTACCGGCCCGAGGACGTGCGCATGGTCGATACGATCGACCGACTGGTGAACCGCGAAGGCTACACGCTGAAAGGCGCGCGAATGGCGCTGCAGGGCGAGGGGAAACCCGAAGCGCCGGCGAAAGCGCCTTCGCCCTCCGCACCGGCGGGGCAAGATGTCGTGCTTCAGCTCCGTGCGATCCGTAGCCGTCTCGCAGCCGCGCTGGAAGGCTGA
- a CDS encoding integration host factor subunit alpha has translation MMRSVGTLTRADLAEVINRKLGFSRAESLAMVETILDHMSVALAEGENVKISGFGTFLLRDKKQRVGRNPKTGIEVPITPRRVLTFRASQILKDRISDG, from the coding sequence ATGATGCGATCGGTCGGAACACTGACCCGGGCGGATCTCGCCGAGGTCATTAACCGCAAATTGGGCTTTTCGCGCGCCGAATCGCTCGCGATGGTGGAAACCATTCTCGACCATATGAGCGTCGCGCTGGCAGAGGGCGAAAACGTCAAGATTTCGGGTTTCGGCACCTTCCTGCTGCGCGACAAGAAGCAACGCGTCGGTCGCAATCCGAAGACCGGGATTGAAGTTCCGATCACACCGCGCCGCGTGTTGACCTTCCGCGCCAGCCAGATCCTGAAGGATCGGATCTCGGACGGCTGA
- a CDS encoding ketoacyl-ACP synthase III yields the protein MIRSLVKGTGSALPIRAVSNAELAQTVDTSDEWIVERTGIRSRYLAGEGETTATLATAAAREALAAAGVEASEIGLIVVATATPDQTFPATATIVQNALGCNGGIAFDVAAVCSGFLYAVGVADSMLRTGAAKKALVIGAETMSRLLDWEDRATCVLFGDGAGAVVLAAEDVPEDGPGILATRLHADGAHNELLNVDGGPSTTGTVGKLRMKGREVFRHAVVNLAQVLEEALAETSYTAADVDWVVPHQANARILDATSRKLGLPPEKVVVTVDRHANTSAASVPLALDTAVRDGRIKPGDLIVLEAMGGGFTWGASVVRM from the coding sequence ATGATCCGTTCGCTGGTCAAGGGGACCGGTTCGGCCCTGCCGATCCGAGCGGTGAGCAATGCCGAACTCGCGCAGACCGTCGATACCAGCGACGAATGGATCGTCGAGCGCACCGGTATCCGTTCGCGCTATCTCGCCGGCGAAGGCGAGACCACCGCGACGCTGGCGACCGCCGCCGCCCGCGAAGCGCTCGCCGCGGCCGGGGTCGAGGCGTCGGAAATCGGCCTGATCGTGGTCGCCACCGCGACGCCGGACCAGACCTTCCCCGCCACCGCCACGATCGTGCAGAATGCGCTCGGCTGCAATGGCGGGATCGCGTTCGATGTCGCCGCGGTGTGCTCGGGCTTTCTCTATGCGGTCGGCGTGGCCGATTCGATGCTGCGCACCGGCGCGGCGAAGAAGGCGCTGGTGATCGGCGCCGAGACCATGAGCCGGCTGCTCGACTGGGAAGACCGTGCGACCTGCGTGCTGTTCGGCGACGGCGCCGGAGCGGTGGTGCTGGCGGCCGAGGACGTTCCGGAAGACGGTCCGGGCATCCTCGCGACCCGGCTGCATGCGGACGGCGCGCATAATGAATTGCTCAATGTCGATGGCGGGCCTTCGACCACCGGCACGGTCGGCAAGTTGCGCATGAAGGGCCGCGAAGTGTTTCGCCACGCGGTCGTCAATCTCGCGCAGGTGCTCGAGGAAGCGCTCGCCGAAACCAGCTATACCGCGGCCGACGTCGACTGGGTGGTGCCGCACCAGGCCAATGCCCGGATCCTGGATGCGACCTCGCGCAAGCTGGGCCTGCCACCGGAAAAGGTTGTGGTGACGGTCGATCGCCATGCGAACACGTCCGCGGCATCCGTGCCCCTGGCGCTGGACACGGCGGTGCGCGACGGGCGGATCAAGCCCGGCGATCTGATCGTGCTCGAAGCAATGGGCGGCGGCTTCACCTGGGGCGCCAGCGTCGTCCGAATGTAG
- the plsX gene encoding phosphate acyltransferase PlsX produces MSLPRIAVDAMGGDEGVRVMVEGAALARRRHDRFKFLLVGDETLIKQALDKHPNMRGASEILHAADVVAGDEKPTQALRRSKTTSMGMAINAVKSGEAGAAVSGGNTGALMAMAKLALRTMPGIDRPALAALMPTLGDSDVVMLDLGANTECDARNLVQFAIMGAAYSRIVTGREAPRVRLLNIGTEENKGTEQLQEAAARLREAKGLSLAFEGFVEANGMSRGDVDVVVTDGFSGNIALKAVEGTARFVADLLRRSFQSSLRSKFGFLVSRPATELLRGHLDPNNHNGAVFLGLNGVVVKSHGSATALGVANAVAVTARMLEAEITERITADLAELGEERLRDRRNASSSTSGQAA; encoded by the coding sequence ATGAGTCTGCCGCGTATCGCCGTTGATGCGATGGGCGGGGACGAGGGTGTGCGCGTGATGGTCGAAGGCGCGGCTCTCGCCCGCCGTCGTCACGATCGCTTCAAATTCCTGCTGGTGGGCGACGAGACGCTGATCAAGCAGGCGCTCGACAAGCATCCGAACATGCGCGGCGCGTCCGAGATCCTCCATGCGGCGGATGTCGTGGCGGGCGACGAGAAGCCGACCCAGGCGCTCCGTCGCTCCAAGACCACGTCGATGGGCATGGCGATCAATGCGGTGAAGAGCGGCGAGGCGGGTGCGGCCGTCAGTGGCGGCAACACCGGCGCGCTGATGGCGATGGCCAAGCTCGCTTTGCGCACGATGCCCGGGATCGACCGGCCGGCGCTCGCCGCGCTGATGCCGACCCTCGGCGACAGCGACGTGGTGATGCTCGATCTCGGCGCCAACACCGAATGCGATGCGCGCAATCTGGTCCAGTTCGCGATCATGGGCGCCGCCTATTCGCGGATCGTCACCGGGCGCGAGGCGCCGCGGGTGCGGCTGCTCAACATCGGCACCGAAGAGAACAAGGGCACGGAACAGCTCCAGGAAGCCGCCGCGCGCCTGCGCGAGGCAAAGGGCCTGTCGCTGGCGTTCGAAGGCTTCGTCGAGGCCAACGGCATGTCGCGCGGCGATGTCGACGTGGTGGTGACCGACGGCTTCTCCGGCAATATCGCGCTGAAGGCGGTCGAAGGCACCGCGCGCTTCGTCGCCGATCTGCTGCGCCGCAGCTTCCAGAGTTCGCTGCGCTCCAAGTTCGGCTTCCTCGTGAGCCGCCCGGCGACCGAACTGCTGCGCGGCCATCTCGATCCGAACAACCACAATGGCGCGGTCTTCCTCGGCCTCAACGGGGTGGTCGTCAAAAGCCACGGCAGCGCGACCGCGCTCGGCGTCGCCAATGCGGTCGCGGTCACCGCGCGGATGCTCGAGGCCGAGATCACCGAGCGCATCACCGCCGACCTCGCCGAACTGGGCGAGGAGCGCCTGCGCGACCGGCGCAATGCGTCGTCTTCCACGAGCGGCCAGGCGGCATGA
- the rpmF gene encoding 50S ribosomal protein L32, translated as MAVPKRKTSPSRRGMRRSHDALKVEAFHECSNCGELKRPHNLCNACGHYNGREIVAVGL; from the coding sequence ATGGCTGTCCCCAAACGAAAAACTTCCCCCTCCAGGCGCGGCATGCGCCGTTCGCACGACGCGCTCAAGGTCGAGGCATTCCATGAATGCTCGAACTGCGGCGAACTGAAGCGCCCGCACAATCTGTGCAACGCCTGCGGCCATTATAATGGGCGCGAGATCGTCGCCGTCGGGCTCTGA
- a CDS encoding MAPEG family protein encodes MLLPTTLCLAAAAALVNIWLVLRIGRLRTQYKVSVGDGGHELLGRRMRAQLNFAENVPVVVILVGLIEFTGKGGLWLSIVAAVFMLGRLLHAFGMDGDTPYKGRMIGTATAMLTQIGLAAVAVLLAARVI; translated from the coding sequence ATGCTTTTGCCGACCACCCTGTGCCTCGCCGCGGCCGCCGCTTTGGTCAATATCTGGCTGGTGCTGCGGATCGGCCGGCTGCGCACGCAATACAAGGTTTCGGTGGGCGACGGCGGGCACGAGTTGCTCGGCCGCCGGATGCGCGCGCAGCTCAATTTCGCCGAGAACGTGCCGGTGGTGGTGATTCTCGTCGGGCTGATCGAATTCACCGGCAAGGGCGGGCTGTGGCTGTCGATCGTCGCCGCGGTGTTCATGCTCGGCCGCCTGCTGCATGCATTCGGGATGGACGGCGATACGCCCTACAAAGGCCGGATGATCGGCACCGCGACCGCGATGCTGACCCAGATCGGCCTGGCCGCAGTGGCGGTGCTGCTGGCGGCGCGGGTGATCTAA
- a CDS encoding MBL fold metallo-hydrolase, whose protein sequence is MRAAIIPVTPLQQNCSLIWCTKTMKGALVDPGGDLDKLKDAVRRAGVTLEKLLVTHGHVDHCGEAGVLAKELGLTIEGPHEADRFWISRLEDDARKWGLRGAIFEPDRWLEDGDTVTVGEVELKVIHCPGHTPGHVIFYNRASDFAIVGDVLFRGSMGRTDFPMGNHQDLLDSITRKLWPLGDATFIPGHGPVSTFGQERLDNPFVGDEAIAAG, encoded by the coding sequence ATGCGCGCTGCGATCATTCCGGTGACCCCGCTGCAGCAGAACTGCTCGCTGATCTGGTGCACCAAGACGATGAAGGGCGCGCTGGTCGATCCGGGCGGCGATCTCGACAAGCTCAAGGATGCGGTGCGCCGGGCAGGGGTGACGCTGGAGAAGCTGCTCGTCACCCACGGCCATGTCGATCATTGCGGCGAGGCCGGGGTGCTGGCGAAGGAACTGGGCCTGACCATCGAAGGCCCGCACGAGGCTGACCGCTTCTGGATTTCGCGGCTGGAGGACGATGCCCGCAAATGGGGCCTGCGCGGCGCGATTTTCGAACCCGACCGCTGGCTGGAGGACGGTGACACGGTCACCGTCGGCGAAGTCGAGCTCAAGGTGATCCACTGCCCGGGCCACACCCCCGGCCATGTGATCTTCTACAACCGTGCGAGTGATTTCGCGATCGTCGGCGACGTGCTGTTCCGCGGCTCGATGGGGCGGACCGATTTCCCGATGGGCAATCATCAGGATTTGCTCGATTCGATCACGCGGAAATTATGGCCGCTCGGCGATGCGACCTTCATCCCCGGCCATGGCCCGGTCAGCACCTTCGGGCAGGAGCGGCTGGACAATCCGTTCGTCGGAGATGAGGCGATCGCGGCGGGTTAG
- a CDS encoding S24 family peptidase — translation MGKPVGNLNTDPRERLAELAEGREVSLAALSRLIGRNGTYLQQFITKGSPRRLSEDDRRTLAQFFGVGEAELGGSAEKSYEPVRDAVRDGGWAEVPRLPLGASAGPGTLAADELPFDSFRFSTRWLREQGLDPKMLSAIAVAGDSMEPELRDGDEILVDRAPRPFRDGVHVVRMGDALHVKRVQLLRPGYLVLVSTNAAYPPLEVPAGEVEVIGRVVWKGGRL, via the coding sequence ATGGGAAAGCCCGTAGGAAACCTGAACACGGACCCGCGTGAGCGGCTGGCGGAGTTGGCCGAGGGGCGCGAGGTGAGTCTTGCGGCCCTGTCACGCCTGATCGGGCGGAATGGCACGTATTTGCAGCAGTTCATAACCAAGGGCAGTCCGCGCCGCCTGTCCGAGGACGACCGACGCACGCTCGCGCAATTCTTCGGCGTAGGCGAGGCGGAGCTGGGTGGTTCGGCGGAAAAATCCTACGAGCCGGTGCGCGATGCGGTGCGTGATGGGGGCTGGGCGGAAGTGCCGCGCCTGCCGCTCGGTGCGTCGGCGGGGCCCGGCACGCTGGCGGCGGATGAGTTGCCATTCGACAGTTTCCGCTTCTCGACCCGCTGGCTGCGCGAACAGGGGCTCGATCCGAAGATGCTCTCGGCGATCGCGGTCGCGGGGGATTCGATGGAACCCGAACTGCGCGACGGCGACGAGATCCTGGTCGACCGCGCCCCGCGCCCGTTCCGCGACGGCGTCCACGTCGTGCGGATGGGCGATGCGCTGCATGTGAAGCGGGTCCAGCTGCTGCGGCCGGGCTATCTGGTGCTGGTCAGCACCAACGCGGCCTATCCGCCGCTGGAAGTGCCGGCCGGCGAGGTCGAGGTGATTGGGCGGGTGGTATGGAAGGGCGGGCGGCTCTAG
- a CDS encoding D-2-hydroxyacid dehydrogenase: MTVAVLPGFARPMLEPRLPGWIDARWWLSVEDLHRLAPEAEIGWFDLHEKPPLLQAVELARGLKWLNSVYAGLDFLPLGEMRERGVQLTNGTGLTAIQVAEFAVLGMLAIAKNYPAVVRAQDARQWLNAAPGIRDLAGSKALILGLGAIGTRIAAALAGFGVEVTAVRRHKAEGALTPDEWRGRLGEFDWIVLTVPGTPETEGMIGAAELAGMKREAVLVNFARANVVDQAALVDALRGKRICAAMLDVTDPEPLPSDHPLWHLDNAHITMHLSGIPTPQSMLRGVERFVENCERYRAGEPLEPWFDAVLGY; this comes from the coding sequence ATGACCGTCGCCGTCCTGCCCGGTTTCGCGCGGCCGATGCTTGAGCCGCGCCTGCCGGGATGGATCGACGCGCGCTGGTGGCTGTCGGTCGAGGACTTGCACCGCCTCGCGCCCGAGGCGGAGATCGGCTGGTTCGATCTGCATGAGAAGCCGCCGCTGCTGCAGGCCGTGGAGCTGGCGCGGGGGCTCAAGTGGTTGAACTCGGTCTATGCCGGGCTCGATTTCCTGCCGCTGGGGGAAATGCGTGAGCGCGGGGTGCAACTGACCAACGGCACCGGGCTGACCGCGATCCAGGTGGCCGAATTCGCTGTGCTGGGGATGCTCGCGATCGCCAAGAACTATCCGGCGGTGGTGCGGGCGCAGGATGCTCGCCAATGGCTGAATGCCGCGCCGGGCATCCGCGACCTGGCCGGAAGCAAGGCGCTGATCCTCGGGCTTGGCGCGATCGGCACGCGGATCGCGGCGGCGCTGGCGGGCTTCGGGGTCGAGGTGACGGCGGTGCGGCGGCACAAGGCCGAAGGCGCGCTGACGCCGGATGAGTGGCGCGGACGGCTGGGGGAGTTCGACTGGATCGTCCTCACTGTCCCCGGCACGCCCGAGACCGAGGGCATGATCGGCGCGGCCGAATTGGCAGGCATGAAGCGCGAGGCGGTGCTGGTGAATTTCGCGCGCGCCAATGTGGTCGACCAGGCTGCGCTGGTCGACGCGCTGCGCGGCAAGCGGATTTGCGCAGCGATGCTCGATGTCACCGATCCCGAGCCGCTGCCATCCGATCACCCGCTGTGGCACCTCGATAATGCGCATATCACGATGCATCTTTCAGGGATCCCGACCCCGCAGAGCATGCTGCGCGGGGTCGAGCGGTTCGTGGAGAATTGCGAGCGGTATCGCGCCGGAGAGCCGCTCGAACCGTGGTTCGATGCGGTGCTGGGGTACTGA